A single region of the Gossypium arboreum isolate Shixiya-1 chromosome 12, ASM2569848v2, whole genome shotgun sequence genome encodes:
- the LOC108478576 gene encoding protein C2-DOMAIN ABA-RELATED 1-like, with protein sequence MENLLGLLRIHVQRGVNLAVRDVLTSDPYVVIRMGKQKLKTRVIKKNVNPEWNDDLTLSIADLSLPVKLTVYDRDTFSLDDKMGDAEFEIGPLVNAVKMRLEGLPNGTIITKVQPSRENCLSQESCIIWNNGKVVQDMFLRLRNVETGEVDLQLEWIHVPGSRGL encoded by the exons ATGGAGAATTTGCTAGGGTTGTTGAGAATTCATGTTCAAAGAGGGGTGAATCTTGCTGTGAGAGATGTTTTGACCAGCGATCCTTATGTTGTTATCAGAATGGGAAAACAG AAATTAAAGACTCGTGTGATAAAGAAGAACGTGAATCCAGAATGGAATGACGACTTAACTCTTTCAATTGCAGACCTAAGTCTTCCAGTTAAGCTT ACGGTATATGATAGAGACACGTTCAGTTTAGACGATAAAATGGGGGATGCAGAATTCGAGATCGGTCCATTAGTAAATGCTGTAAAGATGCgtttggaagggcttcccaatgGAACTATAATCACTAAAGTTCAGCCAAGCAGGGAAAACTGTCTGTCACAGGAGAGTTGCATAATTTGGAACAATGGGAAAGTTGTTCAAGACATGTTCTTGAGGCTTAGAAATGTGGAGACTGGTGAAGTGGACCTTCAATTGGAATGGATTCATGTTCCTGGTTCAAGAGGACTTTGA